One genomic segment of Actinoplanes ianthinogenes includes these proteins:
- the fdh gene encoding formate dehydrogenase: MGVRTWIEGWPVYRQLTGTDPLGRGVAVQSARTRALTARTETADSVARSVCPYCAVGCGQRIYVKDGEVTQIEGDPDSPISRGRLCPKGSASKSLVTSDRRQRTVLYRRPYGTDWEELDLDTAMDMIADRVLKARAETWEDADAEGHPLNRTMGIASLGGATLDNEENYLIKKLFTALGALQIENQARIUHSATVPGLGTSFGRGGATGFLQDLANADCIIIQGSNMAEAHPVGFQYVVEAKNRGAKVIHIDPRFTRTSALAHSYVPVRAGADIAFLGGVINYILANEKDFREYVVAYTNASMIVSEEFQDTEDLDGLFSGYDPGNRAYHQGSWAYQGQHDTAPDHEQTHIDRETASGLEQESHGPPVPADVPRDPTLTDPRCVYQILKRHYARYTPEVVERVCGVPRDTFLEVCEAWTSNSGRERTTALVYSVGWTQHSVGVQYIRTGAIIQLLLGNIGRPGGGVMALRGHASIQGSTDIPTLFNLLPGYLPMPHHTQHETFRQWVDAIRHPEQKGFWAEAEAYAVSLLKAYWGESATADNDWGFGWLPRLTGDHGTYQQVLDMIDGKIKGYFLLGQNPAVGSAHGKAQRLGMANLDWLVVRDLFMIESATFWKDGPEVATGEIVPEECRTEVFFMPAASHAEKEGTFTQTQRLLQWREKALDPPGDCRSELWFFSQLGRMVKAKLAGSTLPRDAAVLKLNWDYDPEDGESVLREINGYEVATGKPLPNFTALKADGSTACGCWIYSGVFKDGVNQAARRKPGHEQDWVAAEWGWAWPSDRRTLYNRASADPAGRPWSERKKYVWWDAEAGEWTGYDVPDFEKTKAPDYRPPEGASGVAAIAGDDPFIMQGDGKGWLYAPSGLIDGPMPTHYEPAESTVRNPLYGQQANPTRKTYDRPDNPINPTSDVFPYVFSTSRLTEHHTAGGMSRQLAYLSELQPEMFVEVSPQLAAERELEHLGWAHVVTARAAIEARVLVTDRLRPLRVDGRVLHQIWLPYHWGGSGLVTGDSANDLIGITLDPNVLIQESKVGTCDIRPGRRPRGPELLAYVAGYRKRAGLDTGEH; the protein is encoded by the coding sequence ATGGGGGTGCGCACCTGGATCGAGGGCTGGCCGGTCTACCGGCAGCTCACCGGCACCGACCCACTGGGGCGCGGCGTCGCCGTCCAGAGTGCCCGCACCCGCGCGCTGACCGCCCGCACCGAGACCGCCGACTCGGTGGCCCGCTCGGTCTGCCCGTACTGCGCGGTCGGCTGCGGCCAGCGGATCTATGTGAAGGACGGCGAGGTCACCCAGATCGAGGGTGACCCGGACAGCCCGATCTCCCGGGGCCGCCTCTGCCCGAAAGGTTCGGCCAGCAAGAGCCTGGTCACCAGCGACCGCCGGCAGCGCACGGTGCTCTACCGCCGTCCCTACGGCACCGACTGGGAAGAGCTGGACCTGGACACCGCGATGGACATGATCGCGGACCGGGTCCTCAAGGCGCGCGCCGAGACGTGGGAGGACGCCGACGCCGAGGGCCACCCGCTGAACCGGACGATGGGCATCGCCAGCCTCGGCGGCGCCACCCTGGACAACGAAGAGAACTACCTGATCAAGAAGCTGTTCACCGCGCTGGGCGCACTGCAGATCGAGAACCAGGCGCGCATTTGACACTCCGCCACCGTTCCCGGTCTGGGAACCAGCTTCGGCCGTGGCGGGGCCACCGGATTCCTCCAGGATCTGGCGAACGCCGACTGCATCATCATCCAGGGCTCCAACATGGCGGAGGCCCACCCGGTGGGTTTCCAGTACGTCGTGGAGGCGAAGAACCGCGGCGCCAAGGTGATCCACATCGACCCGCGGTTCACCCGGACCAGCGCGCTCGCGCACAGCTACGTGCCGGTGCGGGCCGGGGCTGACATCGCGTTCCTGGGTGGGGTGATCAACTACATCCTGGCGAACGAGAAGGACTTCCGGGAGTACGTCGTGGCGTACACCAACGCGTCCATGATCGTGAGCGAGGAGTTCCAGGACACCGAGGACCTCGACGGGCTGTTCTCCGGCTACGACCCGGGCAACCGCGCCTATCACCAGGGCAGCTGGGCGTATCAGGGGCAGCACGACACTGCCCCGGACCATGAGCAGACACACATCGACCGGGAGACGGCCTCCGGCCTGGAGCAGGAGTCGCACGGCCCGCCGGTGCCCGCCGACGTGCCCCGCGATCCGACGCTGACCGACCCGCGCTGCGTCTACCAGATCCTCAAGCGGCACTACGCCCGGTACACCCCGGAGGTGGTGGAGCGGGTCTGCGGCGTGCCGCGGGACACGTTCCTCGAGGTCTGTGAGGCGTGGACGAGCAACTCCGGCCGGGAGCGCACCACCGCCCTGGTCTACTCGGTCGGCTGGACCCAGCACAGCGTCGGTGTGCAGTACATCCGCACCGGCGCGATCATCCAGCTGCTGCTGGGGAACATCGGCCGTCCGGGCGGCGGCGTGATGGCGCTGCGCGGGCACGCCAGCATCCAGGGCTCGACCGACATCCCGACCCTGTTCAACCTGCTGCCGGGCTACCTGCCGATGCCGCACCACACGCAGCACGAGACGTTCCGCCAGTGGGTGGACGCGATCCGGCACCCGGAGCAGAAGGGTTTCTGGGCCGAGGCCGAGGCCTACGCGGTCAGTCTGCTCAAGGCCTACTGGGGTGAGTCCGCGACCGCGGACAACGACTGGGGGTTCGGGTGGCTGCCCCGGCTCACCGGCGATCACGGTACGTATCAGCAGGTCCTCGACATGATCGACGGCAAGATCAAGGGGTACTTCCTGCTCGGCCAGAACCCGGCGGTCGGCTCCGCGCACGGCAAGGCCCAGCGGCTCGGCATGGCGAACCTGGACTGGCTGGTGGTCCGCGACCTGTTCATGATCGAGTCGGCGACGTTCTGGAAGGACGGCCCCGAGGTCGCCACCGGCGAGATCGTCCCCGAGGAGTGCCGGACCGAGGTGTTCTTCATGCCGGCCGCCTCGCACGCCGAGAAGGAGGGCACCTTCACCCAGACGCAGCGGCTGCTCCAGTGGCGCGAGAAAGCGCTGGACCCACCCGGCGACTGCCGCTCCGAGCTGTGGTTCTTCTCCCAGCTGGGCCGCATGGTGAAGGCCAAGCTGGCCGGCTCGACGCTGCCCCGCGATGCGGCCGTGCTCAAGCTGAACTGGGACTACGACCCGGAGGACGGCGAGAGCGTGCTCAGGGAGATCAACGGGTACGAGGTCGCCACCGGCAAGCCGCTGCCCAATTTCACCGCGCTCAAGGCCGACGGGTCGACCGCCTGCGGCTGCTGGATCTACTCGGGCGTCTTCAAGGACGGGGTGAACCAGGCGGCCCGCCGCAAACCCGGCCACGAGCAGGACTGGGTGGCCGCCGAGTGGGGCTGGGCCTGGCCGTCCGACCGCCGCACCCTCTACAACCGGGCCTCGGCGGACCCGGCGGGCAGGCCGTGGTCGGAGCGGAAGAAGTACGTCTGGTGGGACGCCGAGGCCGGCGAGTGGACCGGTTACGACGTGCCCGACTTCGAGAAGACGAAGGCGCCCGATTACCGCCCGCCGGAGGGCGCGTCCGGTGTCGCGGCGATCGCCGGCGACGACCCGTTCATCATGCAGGGCGACGGGAAAGGCTGGCTGTACGCGCCGAGCGGCCTGATCGACGGCCCGATGCCGACGCACTACGAGCCGGCCGAGTCGACCGTGCGCAACCCGCTGTACGGGCAGCAGGCGAACCCGACCCGCAAGACCTACGACCGCCCGGACAACCCGATCAACCCCACGTCCGACGTCTTTCCGTACGTCTTCAGCACCAGCCGCCTGACCGAGCACCACACCGCCGGTGGCATGAGCCGGCAGCTGGCGTACCTGTCCGAGCTGCAACCGGAGATGTTCGTCGAGGTCTCCCCGCAGCTGGCCGCCGAGCGCGAGCTGGAGCACCTCGGCTGGGCGCACGTCGTCACCGCCCGCGCCGCGATCGAGGCCCGGGTGCTGGTCACCGATCGGCTCCGGCCGTTGCGCGTCGACGGCCGGGTGCTGCACCAGATCTGGCTGCCCTACCACTGGGGCGGCTCCGGGCTGGTCACCGGCGACTCCGCGAACGACCTGATCGGGATCACCCTCGACCCGAACGTGCTGATCCAGGAGAGCAAGGTCGGGACGTGTGACATCCGGCCGGGCCGCCGGCCGCGGGGGCCGGAACTGCTCGCGTACGTCGCCGGGTACCGGAAACGGGCCGGCCTGGACACCGGGGAGCACTGA
- a CDS encoding YbaB/EbfC family nucleoid-associated protein encodes MASNVEPLLEPGMALDRIAAWQHDIDRLVTRTRAMSARLAALRLTLSDPRHLVEVTVDAQGMLMDLRFSARVPHLAPDTLSRTVLSTLAEARRQATDRAVAVITDTVGADSAAIRAMVTGTPEQP; translated from the coding sequence ATGGCCTCGAACGTGGAACCCCTGCTGGAGCCGGGCATGGCGCTGGACCGCATCGCCGCCTGGCAGCACGACATCGACAGACTGGTCACCCGGACGCGCGCGATGAGCGCCCGGCTGGCCGCGCTACGGCTCACCCTGAGCGATCCTCGCCACCTGGTCGAGGTCACCGTGGACGCGCAGGGCATGCTGATGGACCTGCGCTTCAGCGCCCGCGTGCCGCACCTCGCCCCCGACACCCTGTCCCGGACCGTGCTGAGCACCCTCGCGGAGGCGCGCCGCCAGGCCACCGACCGGGCCGTCGCCGTCATCACGGACACCGTCGGCGCCGACTCGGCCGCCATCCGCGCCATGGTGACCGGCACCCCTGAGCAGCCGTGA
- a CDS encoding type VII secretion target, whose protein sequence is MTAPGRVLVDAAQLRRHAGTLRGFQDRFDAVRAASAAITEDHAAFGRLCSWLPAILAARHRRQAELTDYVAENLDFLIHDLESTATDYETTDHRSATTIRNAGGPA, encoded by the coding sequence GTGACAGCCCCGGGCCGGGTGCTCGTCGACGCTGCCCAGCTCCGCCGGCACGCCGGCACCCTGCGGGGCTTCCAGGATCGTTTCGACGCCGTCCGAGCGGCGAGTGCCGCGATCACCGAGGACCACGCGGCGTTCGGGAGGCTGTGCAGCTGGCTCCCGGCGATCCTGGCCGCGCGGCACCGGCGCCAGGCGGAGTTGACCGACTACGTCGCCGAAAACCTCGACTTCCTGATCCACGACCTGGAGTCCACCGCCACGGACTACGAGACGACCGACCACCGATCCGCCACCACCATCCGCAACGCGGGCGGGCCGGCATGA
- a CDS encoding WXG100 family type VII secretion target → MTSLIAAPEAPDAAIGATVIGDMADLVTTIRGGDWVDSALTGATTGLSVGSVAIDPFGSLLANGLGWAMEYFEPLRHLLDELTGAPQQVSAHAATWENIAGSLNDAATGLRHSLAADLPDWQGTAAEAYSSMMSHNVAALGILSGTASAMSAATEAAGNLVRFTRDLVRDLIADLVARVIVWALEAMAVVTLPVVATQIVLAVAKWAARIAGYTTALTTSLTNLSHLIHG, encoded by the coding sequence ATGACATCGCTCATCGCCGCTCCGGAGGCGCCGGACGCGGCGATCGGCGCCACGGTGATCGGGGACATGGCCGACCTCGTCACCACCATCCGAGGCGGCGACTGGGTGGACAGCGCGCTGACCGGAGCCACCACCGGCCTCAGCGTGGGCTCCGTCGCCATCGATCCCTTCGGCTCCCTGCTGGCGAACGGTCTCGGATGGGCGATGGAGTACTTCGAGCCCCTCCGGCACCTGCTCGACGAACTGACCGGCGCGCCGCAGCAGGTCAGCGCCCACGCCGCCACCTGGGAGAACATCGCCGGCTCCCTGAACGACGCGGCCACCGGCCTGCGTCACTCGCTGGCGGCCGACCTCCCGGACTGGCAGGGCACCGCGGCGGAGGCGTACTCGTCGATGATGTCGCACAACGTCGCGGCTCTGGGCATCCTGAGCGGCACGGCCTCCGCCATGTCGGCCGCCACCGAGGCCGCGGGAAACCTGGTGCGCTTCACCCGAGACCTGGTCCGCGATCTGATCGCCGACCTGGTGGCCCGGGTGATCGTCTGGGCGCTCGAGGCCATGGCCGTGGTCACCCTCCCGGTGGTCGCCACCCAGATCGTCCTGGCGGTCGCCAAGTGGGCCGCCCGGATAGCCGGCTACACCACCGCCCTCACCACCAGCCTCACCAACCTCTCCCACCTCATTCACGGGTAA
- a CDS encoding SitI3 family protein yields the protein MKRESEYMAIEYRLIVATRNPVEDLANRAFPDPDEHMSGTPPLLLTDLNEKYGFGVTAYAGRDGYLEAEADNGMWEWKPSAFVRFTFHMNKKASLGPSLRAMVGVVERVLDSGAEDVSLDLNGNWLLLTRIDGVVTKHKQADWWDVHGLS from the coding sequence ATGAAACGTGAGAGCGAATACATGGCGATCGAGTATCGGCTGATAGTAGCCACCCGAAACCCTGTCGAGGATCTTGCCAATAGGGCCTTCCCCGATCCAGACGAGCACATGAGCGGCACGCCACCACTTCTTCTCACAGACCTGAACGAAAAATACGGCTTCGGTGTCACCGCCTATGCCGGGCGGGATGGCTATCTGGAAGCCGAAGCCGACAACGGCATGTGGGAGTGGAAGCCATCCGCATTCGTGCGGTTCACCTTTCATATGAACAAGAAGGCCAGTTTAGGTCCTTCCCTACGGGCAATGGTTGGTGTAGTCGAGCGTGTGCTGGATTCAGGAGCCGAGGACGTCTCTTTGGACCTGAACGGGAACTGGCTGCTGCTTACCCGGATCGACGGGGTGGTCACCAAGCACAAGCAGGCCGACTGGTGGGACGTGCACGGTCTCTCATAG
- a CDS encoding DEAD/DEAH box helicase, with the protein MDEDPTTSTDAGFAELGLRPELLRALADLGYEEPTPIQREAIGPLVAGHDLVGQAATGTGKTAAFALPLLQRLTTGTSDDPVALVLVPTRELAEQVSQAVHRYGRELNVRVLPVYGGQPIHRQLQVLRRGVDVVVGTPGRILDHIERETLRLDAIRTVVLDEADEMLDMGFAEDIEAILAETPEERQTVLFSATMPPRIDAIARRHLRDPQRIRMGRDTATADALPTVRQSAYLVARAHKAAALGRVLDVEAPTAAIVFCRTREEVEEVTESLNGRGFRAEALHGGLSQDQRDRVMGRLRAGTTELLVATDVAARGLDVEQLTHVINFNVPSAPEAYVHRIGRVGRAGRTGAAITLAEPREQRMLKAIERLTGQRIVLEKLPTVTDLRARRLEMVRTTVVEGLDADDLDRFRSVLASLTDEADLEQVALACLNLLHEANGGDVDEPEIPSIAPQREREFDNRAARRNGPGADRYNDRGPGRGRSADSAVTRVFVGLGRRAGLRPQDLVGAIAGEAGLPARDIGAIQITDRFSLVEVPEADADRVIRALSHSTIRGRRPTVRRDRPHR; encoded by the coding sequence ATGGACGAAGACCCCACTACCAGCACCGATGCAGGCTTCGCTGAGCTGGGGCTGCGTCCCGAACTGCTGCGTGCCCTAGCCGATCTCGGTTACGAGGAGCCCACTCCCATCCAGCGTGAGGCCATCGGCCCACTCGTCGCCGGGCACGATCTGGTGGGCCAGGCAGCGACCGGCACCGGCAAGACGGCCGCGTTCGCCCTCCCGCTGTTGCAGCGTCTGACCACCGGCACCTCCGATGACCCCGTCGCGCTGGTGCTCGTGCCGACTCGGGAGCTGGCCGAGCAGGTGTCGCAGGCCGTGCATCGGTACGGGCGGGAGCTGAACGTCCGGGTGCTTCCGGTCTACGGCGGGCAGCCGATCCACCGGCAGTTGCAGGTGCTGCGGCGCGGGGTGGACGTCGTCGTCGGCACGCCGGGGCGGATTCTCGATCACATCGAGCGGGAGACGCTGCGGCTCGACGCCATCCGGACCGTGGTGCTGGACGAGGCCGACGAGATGCTCGACATGGGCTTCGCCGAGGATATCGAGGCGATCCTGGCCGAGACGCCCGAGGAGCGGCAGACCGTGCTGTTCTCGGCCACCATGCCGCCCCGGATCGACGCGATCGCCCGGCGGCACCTGCGTGACCCGCAGCGGATCCGGATGGGGCGGGACACCGCCACGGCCGACGCGCTGCCGACCGTGCGGCAGAGCGCCTACCTGGTCGCCCGCGCGCACAAGGCCGCCGCTCTCGGCCGGGTGCTCGACGTCGAGGCGCCGACCGCCGCGATCGTCTTCTGCCGGACCCGCGAAGAGGTGGAAGAGGTCACCGAGAGCCTGAACGGCCGGGGCTTCCGCGCCGAGGCCCTGCACGGCGGCCTGAGCCAGGACCAGCGTGACCGGGTGATGGGCCGTCTCCGGGCCGGCACCACCGAGCTGCTGGTCGCCACCGACGTGGCCGCCCGCGGCCTGGACGTGGAACAGCTGACCCACGTGATCAACTTCAACGTGCCGTCGGCCCCGGAAGCCTACGTGCACCGCATCGGCCGGGTCGGCCGCGCCGGGCGCACCGGCGCCGCCATCACCCTGGCCGAGCCGCGCGAGCAGCGCATGCTCAAAGCCATCGAGCGGTTGACCGGTCAGCGGATCGTACTGGAAAAGCTCCCCACCGTGACCGACCTGCGGGCCCGGCGCCTCGAGATGGTCCGCACCACCGTCGTGGAAGGTCTGGACGCCGACGACCTGGACCGTTTCCGGTCAGTCCTGGCCTCCCTCACCGACGAGGCCGACCTGGAGCAGGTCGCCCTCGCCTGCCTGAACCTGCTGCACGAGGCGAACGGCGGCGACGTCGACGAGCCGGAGATCCCGTCGATCGCACCCCAGCGCGAACGCGAGTTCGACAACCGCGCCGCCCGCCGCAACGGCCCCGGCGCCGACCGCTACAACGACCGCGGCCCGGGCCGCGGCCGCTCCGCCGACAGCGCCGTGACCAGGGTCTTCGTCGGCCTGGGCCGGCGCGCGGGCCTGCGCCCGCAGGACCTGGTCGGCGCGATCGCCGGCGAGGCGGGCCTGCCCGCCCGCGACATCGGCGCCATCCAGATCACCGACCGTTTCTCGCTGGTCGAGGTCCCGGAGGCGGACGCCGACCGGGTCATCCGGGCCCTGAGCCACAGCACCATCCGAGGCCGCCGCCCCACCGTCCGCCGAGACCGCCCCCACCGCTGA
- a CDS encoding protein NO VEIN domain-containing protein, with protein MSDDVLAVWSSSSPNGSRNFEYGIRTRTWGFKSFEPDYRSSVRWVLFGYSHSSGGPRQPAADWQSGVADILLCEVSGDFYTGHAPHWPDEIEDNKIIYPCRIGITVIGAATGVSTSANGPLGLAGSEALRLSGTGNRGVYCRVDLSDLRQVLDAPVTSSGVVDLSRTAGDVIPERPNRRSQGQGRSQDAALNKALEDHAVAMAIEHYRGLGWDEIRTLGKPYDLVCTKVTGEEKHVEVKGTTGAGGDVNYTPNEVQHFRSCPFGADLVVVRDIQVDRSVFPHATSGGELLHVENYQAPPEDLKATGWTGRVSGWH; from the coding sequence GTGTCTGACGACGTTCTTGCGGTCTGGTCCTCCTCGAGCCCCAACGGGTCCCGCAACTTCGAATACGGCATCAGAACCCGGACTTGGGGATTCAAGAGTTTCGAGCCTGACTACCGCAGTTCCGTTCGTTGGGTCTTGTTCGGCTATTCGCACAGCAGCGGTGGACCGAGGCAGCCGGCCGCCGATTGGCAGAGTGGCGTCGCCGACATCCTTCTCTGCGAAGTCAGCGGTGATTTCTACACCGGTCATGCCCCGCATTGGCCGGACGAGATCGAAGATAACAAGATCATTTATCCGTGCCGGATCGGGATCACCGTCATCGGCGCTGCCACTGGCGTGAGTACCAGCGCCAACGGGCCACTCGGACTGGCCGGAAGTGAGGCCTTGCGCCTTTCCGGCACCGGTAACCGTGGCGTGTACTGCCGGGTGGACCTCAGTGACCTTCGCCAGGTGTTGGACGCACCTGTCACGTCGAGCGGAGTTGTCGATCTCAGCCGTACCGCTGGTGACGTGATTCCGGAACGGCCGAACCGTCGAAGCCAAGGGCAGGGCCGGTCCCAGGACGCCGCACTCAACAAAGCGCTCGAGGACCACGCCGTCGCGATGGCGATCGAGCATTACCGCGGTCTCGGCTGGGACGAGATCCGGACCCTCGGCAAACCCTATGACCTGGTGTGTACCAAAGTCACCGGCGAGGAGAAGCACGTCGAGGTGAAGGGCACGACCGGTGCCGGCGGGGACGTCAACTACACGCCGAACGAGGTCCAGCATTTCCGCAGCTGTCCGTTCGGAGCGGACCTGGTGGTGGTTCGCGACATCCAGGTGGATCGCTCCGTCTTCCCGCATGCCACCAGCGGTGGCGAGTTGCTTCACGTCGAGAACTACCAGGCGCCCCCCGAGGACCTGAAAGCTACCGGTTGGACCGGGAGAGTCAGCGGCTGGCACTGA
- a CDS encoding DUF5995 family protein, which yields MNFDRVRAESSAVALAEGRKRIALAVTSVAHDWSPAQQEMLALVEEQPEDILAVIDRLKAVQKVLDLLPPSPGTNRVAAFNTLYLTITEQVAESLRSPDCVDPEWLEVLDVEFARLYFKALGAWGVPGKDPADAWEVLFRRAYDDKVTVMDAAVLGVNAHINHDLALALLATWDRLGYPGDGPQHPDYLLVNKIFYQQIPLLRRRFATAWQLQIDKCVGDLDDWSQRILVRTTRAMAWEQAETLWALRDDPKDYDHALRVMDRASACAGEALLKGTSLLQVLWLTATAWATRLWRRLTGRPTKP from the coding sequence GTGAATTTCGATCGAGTACGGGCGGAGTCCAGTGCCGTGGCGCTGGCCGAGGGACGCAAGCGGATCGCGCTCGCCGTCACCTCCGTGGCGCACGACTGGTCACCGGCCCAGCAGGAGATGCTGGCGCTGGTCGAGGAGCAGCCCGAGGACATCCTCGCAGTGATCGACCGGCTCAAGGCCGTACAGAAAGTTCTGGATCTTCTTCCACCGAGCCCGGGCACCAACCGGGTCGCGGCCTTCAACACCCTCTACCTGACCATCACCGAACAGGTGGCCGAGAGCCTGCGCAGCCCGGACTGCGTCGACCCGGAGTGGCTCGAGGTCCTCGACGTCGAGTTCGCCCGGTTGTATTTCAAGGCGCTCGGCGCCTGGGGCGTCCCCGGCAAGGACCCGGCCGACGCCTGGGAGGTCCTGTTCCGCCGCGCCTACGACGACAAGGTGACCGTGATGGACGCCGCGGTCCTCGGCGTCAACGCGCACATCAACCACGACCTGGCCCTGGCCCTGCTGGCCACCTGGGACCGCCTCGGCTACCCCGGCGACGGCCCGCAACACCCGGACTACCTGCTGGTCAACAAGATCTTTTACCAGCAGATCCCGCTGCTGCGCCGGCGCTTCGCCACCGCCTGGCAGCTCCAGATCGACAAATGCGTCGGCGACCTGGACGACTGGAGCCAGCGCATCCTGGTCCGCACCACCCGGGCCATGGCCTGGGAACAGGCCGAAACCTTGTGGGCCCTCCGCGACGACCCGAAGGATTACGACCACGCCCTGCGCGTCATGGACCGTGCCTCGGCCTGCGCCGGCGAGGCCCTGCTCAAGGGCACCAGCCTGCTCCAGGTCCTCTGGCTGACGGCCACCGCCTGGGCCACCCGCCTCTGGCGTCGCCTCACCGGCCGCCCGACGAAGCCCTGA
- a CDS encoding sensor histidine kinase has product MLNDLVRGLKLAGLALVDSLLLVWINFCVSVLTIGIGVPLLPKALDAARARTARQRQLAREWTGVTVEEQYLPIPAGQPGFIGHVQRGWAMLGDTATWRDLRWLLLNPVVGSFLGLLPVLMVIEGLFGLTAPFTWRIVVQDWGWENSWFLFVPLVDQVTANLAAVVAGAEIAAGLYLSRVFLRLHGNWVGAMLDGRSRAELTQQVRHLTDSRSDAVSQQAAEIQRIERDLHDGAQARLVSMGMTLAAAETLMKRDPEQALALVTEAKNSSANALRELRELVRGIHPPVLADRGLVDAVRALALTLPLHVDVTADVPGRVSPPVESAVYFVVSELLGNVVKHARATHASVDLRYTDGRLRVTVHDDGVGGADPSRGTGLTGIERRLSPFDGFVTVFSPAGGTTDVAIEVPSDLVTIG; this is encoded by the coding sequence ATGCTCAATGACTTGGTGCGCGGGCTGAAGCTCGCCGGACTGGCCCTGGTGGACTCGCTGTTGCTGGTCTGGATCAACTTCTGCGTGAGCGTGCTGACCATCGGCATCGGGGTGCCCCTGCTGCCGAAGGCGCTCGACGCGGCCCGGGCGCGGACCGCGCGGCAGCGGCAGCTGGCCCGGGAGTGGACCGGCGTCACCGTGGAGGAGCAGTACCTGCCGATCCCGGCCGGGCAGCCCGGCTTCATCGGCCACGTCCAGCGGGGCTGGGCCATGCTCGGCGACACGGCCACCTGGCGCGACCTGCGCTGGCTGCTGCTGAACCCGGTGGTCGGCTCGTTCCTCGGCCTGCTGCCGGTGCTCATGGTGATCGAGGGGCTGTTCGGTCTCACCGCGCCGTTCACCTGGCGGATCGTGGTGCAGGACTGGGGCTGGGAGAACAGCTGGTTCCTGTTCGTCCCGCTGGTCGACCAGGTCACCGCGAACCTGGCCGCGGTGGTCGCCGGCGCCGAGATCGCCGCCGGGTTGTACCTGAGCCGGGTGTTCCTGCGGCTGCACGGCAACTGGGTCGGTGCCATGCTCGACGGGCGCAGCCGCGCCGAGCTCACCCAGCAGGTGCGGCACCTCACCGACAGCCGCTCCGACGCGGTCAGCCAGCAGGCCGCCGAGATCCAGCGGATCGAGCGGGACCTGCACGACGGCGCCCAGGCCCGGCTGGTCTCGATGGGGATGACCCTGGCGGCCGCCGAGACGCTGATGAAACGCGACCCGGAGCAGGCGCTGGCGCTGGTCACCGAGGCCAAGAACAGCTCCGCGAACGCCCTGCGCGAACTGCGCGAACTGGTCCGCGGCATCCACCCGCCGGTGCTCGCCGACCGCGGCCTGGTCGACGCGGTCCGGGCGCTCGCGCTGACCCTGCCGCTGCACGTCGACGTCACCGCGGACGTACCGGGCCGGGTGTCGCCGCCGGTCGAGTCGGCCGTCTACTTCGTCGTCTCCGAGCTGCTCGGCAACGTGGTCAAGCACGCGCGGGCCACGCACGCGAGCGTCGACCTGCGCTACACCGACGGCAGGCTGCGGGTCACCGTGCACGACGACGGGGTGGGCGGCGCCGACCCGAGCCGGGGCACCGGGCTGACCGGGATCGAGCGGCGGCTGTCGCCGTTCGACGGGTTCGTCACGGTGTTCAGCCCGGCCGGTGGCACCACCGACGTCGCGATCGAGGTGCCCAGCGACCTCGTCACGATCGGCTGA
- a CDS encoding response regulator transcription factor, with the protein MRLILAEDQFLLREGLVKLLEAHGHQVVRAVTDGPALRAALAAEEFDVALVDIRLPPGFTDEGLQAALEARRARPGLPVLLLSQYVEQLYATELLADGAGGVGYLLKDRVFDGEQFIAALRTVAGGGTVMDEDVVSGMVGRSDRLASLTARELETLGLVAQGRSNAAIAAAMFVTEKAVAKNINSILAKLQLPPSTDDNRRVMAVLAYLGAQDGL; encoded by the coding sequence GTGCGCCTGATTCTCGCGGAGGACCAATTCCTGCTCCGGGAGGGCCTGGTCAAGCTGCTGGAGGCACACGGCCACCAGGTCGTGCGGGCGGTGACCGACGGGCCGGCGCTGCGCGCGGCGCTGGCGGCCGAGGAGTTCGACGTCGCGCTGGTCGACATCCGGCTGCCGCCCGGCTTCACCGACGAGGGCCTCCAGGCGGCACTGGAGGCGCGCCGGGCCCGGCCCGGTCTCCCGGTGTTGCTGCTCTCCCAGTACGTCGAGCAGCTCTACGCCACCGAACTGCTCGCCGACGGGGCCGGCGGCGTGGGTTACCTGCTCAAGGACCGGGTCTTCGACGGCGAGCAGTTCATCGCGGCGCTGCGCACGGTCGCCGGCGGCGGCACCGTGATGGACGAGGACGTGGTGTCCGGGATGGTCGGGCGCAGCGACCGGCTCGCCTCGCTGACCGCGCGGGAGCTGGAGACGCTGGGGCTGGTGGCGCAGGGCCGGTCGAACGCGGCGATCGCGGCCGCGATGTTCGTGACCGAGAAGGCGGTCGCCAAGAACATCAACAGCATCCTGGCGAAGTTGCAGCTCCCGCCGTCGACCGACGACAACCGCCGGGTGATGGCCGTCCTGGCGTACCTGGGCGCACAGGACGGTTTATGA